One part of the Anopheles coustani chromosome 2, idAnoCousDA_361_x.2, whole genome shotgun sequence genome encodes these proteins:
- the LOC131263500 gene encoding kinesin-like protein KIF21B yields MPDDDKESSVRVAVRIRPQIPRELIDFCRVCTRVEPDEPQVTLGSDKAFTFDYVFDMDTTQVSVYNKCIEKLVDGALKGFNATVLAYGQTGSGKTYTMGTGFERSLPDAQEGIIPRAVRHLFEGISQLQENPYDEDGTYLGAVTFSVAAQFMELYNEEIIDLLDPYNKDGRGFKIFEDTTGGISVAGATLKPLTGPQEALNCLQQGALARTTASTQMNEQSSRSHALFTILIRRQRVMTPEQCGNVDGDTETLTSKFHFVDLAGSERLKRTGATGERAREGISINCGLLALGNVISALGDKTKKVSHVPYRDSKLTRLLQDSLGGNSQTIMIACVSPSDRDFMETLNTLKYANRARNIKNKVQINQDQSSRTISLLRREIASLQREILDYKQGKRSVDAEGNETISDVSLENAILMQDNERLRQRVRAMQETIDALTSQNARMQSEQALAQMRLGSNGGEASATESDTHGSGDPITAFGNEGGKDTGMEGLIHGYISEIEKLKAKLIESEQMFKQLKLVKASQSKLGKDVTPFIEDNKEKIINMFKRELEREQESHMTRSLPGLENDPSSACLEQDSDSESDTESDDKTDELRAEMCDVNTGIELKMQLIERLEESQQRMLIMRQQYEKQLNMMKERITVTERERDQILANMAHGGGTGNNRTSANASTNDNAIRRVKEDYERKLAELKRQLNQMQSANKEHLRMQRTMQTQDARIKTLRQELTELKQVKTRLMKKISEENNRHKEQDSRKTREIAQLRKESRKQVNMIKSLQAQGAAKDQVLKRKTEEVSNLRKSQRGVMSLKASGRVAPKTSYGRVVLSGTKHFQAHWSAMQRAIMNAARARQTVMELERELERVIQERNALSREIANVRIRKNANGESQALQDLISEEDTMIANLNYLHDTVTQLQETILQVEDGKDLSTEHTLLQNLTDKIDSLDEARFLLMRLCGVTVGHVCEAGLAQAKLSEREALMMQLQQDTSMHQQLLQYMLVKEPAAATSDASFSSAQSANSYVQLGIERNSEMEQQQGGSASQHRLPHVVDSTTRSPSPSTSHTELDNIVTYRNSSRQRRNPAVVPSVATIQDLLYGSSSSYVGPAGHEGGGGGPGGGGGGGSGFDRNTTAASSHHANGGGGGSKLEKVGICIYLEDSADDDDTKHQPPSLQDRHSDIMTRSYTILGGATDPVAAANAGLPTAPPVVATPASARTFVPLSRVPSAPGSLKGLQPHPNISRQNSTASPLLSRKSFETSGGAPSSPRISRRPFPSKVSPGIEDSNDVPTSPPVYRRGISREDGDVFSRLGAGTQDPLPGGNIKELNARYKAGTPLICTHVVDGHTNSVLSIKVCNQMLFTAAADRTVKVWDLRSNSTPQCLTGHLGPVAAVEYDQANKLLFSASGAFIKVWDLRSSNIRPIITLCSSGTTLPANATLSDLVPGESSITALTMGPSGKLYTAASDKVRFWDLRQFACLGRLSGGHQAAVMCLTAWEGPNNTDLVATGSKDHYVKVFEVNSGGGVVQPLLHLEPPHYDGVQALAVANDAIGVDAELFSGSRDSGIKRWDLRNGELKQSLNNAHKGWVSGMAIYGDILLSSCRGGVVRLWNIKTCDSLAEMKTEQSINDIVTSENRVFTASNSGEVRIWRFVTTELDSLIASTAGAGSVAASGATANAGAAASSANSSSGGGGGGVGGGVGCKAKR; encoded by the exons gtcTCGGTGTACAACAAATGCATTGAAAAGCTAGTAGATGGCGCATTGAAGGGTTTCAATGCGACGGTGTTGGCTTACGGTCAG ACTGGATCTGGAAAAACATACACGATGGGCACTGGATTCGAACGGTCACTACCGGACGCTCAGGAAGGGATCATTCCAAGGGCGGTGAGGCATCTCTTCGAAGGCATCTCCCAGCTTCAGGAAAACCCATACGATGAGGATGGTACTTATCTCGGAGCGGTAACATTCAGTGTGGCAGCTCAGTTTATGGAGCTCTACAATGAAGAGATTATAGATTTGCTAGATCCATACAATAAG GATGGTCGAGGGTTTAAAATATTCGAAGATACTACCGGTGGTATTTCGGTTGCGGGCGCAACATTAAAGCCCCTCACGGGGCCACAGGAAGCGCTAAACTGCTTGCAGCAAGGTGCCCTCGCCCGTACGACAGCCTCCACGCAGATGAACGAACAATCGTCCCGCAGCCACGCACTGTTTACCATCCTCATCCGGAGGCAGCGGGTCATGACACCGGAGCAGTGCGGCAACGTGGACGGCGATACGGAGACGCTCACGTCCAAATTTCACTTCGTCGATCTGGCTGGCTCGGAGCGATTGAAGCGCACGGGAGCGACGGGCGAACGGGCCCGCGAAGGAATCTCCATCAACTGCGGCCTGTTAGCGTTAGGAAATGTGATATCTGCCCTAGGTGATAAGACGAAGAAGGTGTCCCACGTGCCGTACCGGGACTCGAAACTGACCCGATTGCTGCAGGATTCGCTCGGAG GTAATAGCCAAACCATAATGATAGCCTGCGTTTCGCCAAGCGATCGGGACTTCATGGAGACGCTCAACACGCTCAAGTACGCAAACCGGGcgcgaaacatcaaaaacaaaGTGCAAATTAATCAGGATCAAAGCTCGCGAACTATTTCCTTGCTGCGCCGAGAGATTGCTAGTTTGCAGCGAGAGATCCTCGATTACAAACAG GGCAAACGGAGCGTCGATGCAGAGGGCAATGAAACTATATCCGATGTCTCACTGGAAAATGCCATCCTTATGCAGGACAATGAAAGATTACGGCAGCGCGTGCGTGCGATGCAGGAAACAATCGATGCTCTGACGAGCCAGAACGCACGCATGCAGTCGGAGCAGGCGCTCGCTCAAATGCGGCTTGGCAGTAACGGTGGCGAAGCAAGTGCCACCGAGTCGGATACGCATGGCTCCGGCGACCCGATAACCGCTTTCGGCAACGAGGGTGGAAAAGATACGGGAATGGAAGGGCTCATACACGGTTATATCAGTGAAATCGAAAAATTGAAGGCCAAGCTGATCGAGTCCGAACAAATGTTCAAACAGTTGAAGCTCGTTAAGGCTTCCCAGTCCAAGCTGGGCAAGGACGTTACCCCCTTCATTGAGGACAACAAGGAGAAGATAATCAACATGTTTAAGCGCGAGCTGGAACGAGAACAGGAATCGCACATGACCCGGTCGCTGCCGGGGCTGGAAAATGATCCGAGCAGTGCGTGCCTGGAACAGGATTCGGACAGTGAGTCGGACACCGAGTCTGATGACAAGACAGACGAGTTGCGGGCGGAGATGTGTGACGTCAACACTGGCATTGAGTTGAAAATGCAACTCATCGAGCGGTTGGAAGAATCCCAGCAGCGCATGCTGATCATGCGCCAACAGTATGAGAAACAGCTAAACATGATGAAGGAAAGAATCACCGTTACGGAACGTGAGCGGGATCAAATATTGGCAAACATGGCGCATGGTGGTGGTACCGGTAACAACAGAACATCAGCAAATGCCTCGACAAACGACAACGCGATTCGGCGAGTCAAAGAGGACTACGAGCGGAAGCTGGCCGAGTTGAAGCGTCAGCTGAATCAAATGCAGTCCGCCAACAAGGAGCACTTGCGCATGCAGCGGACGATGCAAACACAAGATGCTCGAATAAAAACGCTCCGGCAGGAGTTGACCGAACTGAAGCAAGTTAAAACGCGTCTCATGAAAAAGATATCGGAAGAAAATAATCGCCACAAGGAGCAAGACAGTCGGAAGACCCGTGAAATCGCTCAGCTGCGGAAGGAAAGCCGGAAACAGGTTAACATGATCAAATCACTGCAGGCGCAGGGTGCTGCCAAAGATCAGGTGTTGAAGCGCAAAACGGAGGAGGTGTCCAATCTTCGGAAGTCTCAGCGCGGTGTGATGAGTCTGAAGGCGTCCGGGCGGGTGGCCCCGAAGACGTCGTACGGTCGGGTCGTGCTTAGCGGTACGAAGCATTTCCAGGCCCACTGGTCAGCAATGCAGCGTGCTATCATGAACGCGGCACGCGCCCGCCAGACGGTAATGGAACTCGAGCGTGAGCTGGAGCGCGTCATCCAGGAGCGGAACGCGCTGAGCCGCGAAATAGCAAACGTTCGTATTCGTAAAAATGCCAATGGGGAGTCGCAGGCGCTGCAAGATCTGATCTCGGAGGAAGACACCATGATCGCCAACCTGAATTACTTGCACGATACGGTTACGCAATTACAGGAGACCATCCTGCAGGTGGAGGATGGCAAGGATTTGTCTACCGAGCACACCCTGTTGCAGAACCTCACCGATAAAATTGACTCGCTCGATGAGGCCCGGTTTTTGCTGATGCGACTGTGCGGCGTCACCGTTGGGCATGTTTGCGAGGCGGGTCTAGCGCAAGCGAAGCTTTCCGAGCGGGAGGCTCTGATGATGCAGTTACAGCAGGACACGTCGATGCACCAACAGCTGCTGCAGTACATGCTTGTTAAGGAGCCCGCAGCTGCGACTTCGGATGCCAGTTTTAGCTCGGCCCAGTCGGCTAACTCGTACGTTCAATTGGGCATTGAAAGAAACAGCGAGATGGAACAGCAGCAGGGAGGATCGGCGTCGCAGCATCGGCTGCCGCATGTTGTTGACTCTACGACACGTAGTCCATCGCCGAGCACTAGCCACACAGAACT CGATAACATTGTCACCTACAGGAACTCCTCGAGGCAACGACGAAATCCCGCTGTGGTGCCGTCGGTGGCTACCATTCAGGACCTACTGTACGGCAGCAGCTCCAGCTACGTCGGTCCCGCCGGACACGAAGGTGGTGGCGGAGgacccggtggtggtggtggtggtggtagtggctTCGATCGCAACACCACCGCGGCCTCATCACACCATGCCAACGGAGGCGGGGGCGGCAGTAAGCTCGAGAAAGTGGGTATTTGTATTTATCTCGAGGATTCCGCAGATGACGATGACACGAAGCACCAACCCCCCTCTCTGCAGGACCGGCACTCGGACATTATGACCCGCTCGTACACGATACTGGGTGGGGCGACGGATCCCGTCGCGGCCGCCAATGCCGGGCTTCCGACCGCACCGCCGGTGGTTGCGACCCCCGCATCCGCCAGAACGTTTGTACCGCTTTCACGTGTTCCCAGTGCACCGGGCTCGCTAAA AGGGCTACAGCCACACCCGAACATATCGCGCCAGAATAGCACTGCATCGCCGCTGCTTTCCCGGAAGTCGTTCGAAACGAGCGGCGGAGCTCCATCGTCCCCCAGGATCAGTCGGAGGCCGTTCCCCAGCAAGGTGTCTCCGGGAAT AGAGGACTCGAACGATGTGCCGACGTCACCACCCGTCTACCGTCGTGGGATCTCACGTGAGGATGGCGATGTGTTTTCGCGCCTTGGCGCAGGAACGCAGGATCCGCTTCCCGGGGGAAACATTAAGGAGTTAAACGCAAGG TACAAAGCTGGAACTCCGCTGATTTGCACGCACGTGGTCGATGGGCATACGAATTCCGTGCTGTCAATTAAGGTGTGCAATCAGATGCTATTCACGGCTGCCGCCGATCGGACGGTAAAGGTTTGGGATTTGCGTTCAAACTCGACGCCACAGTGTCTGACCGGTCATTTGGGCCCGGTAGCAGCCGTCGAGTACGACCAGGcgaacaaactgctcttctcgGCTTCGGGAGCTTTCATCAAGGTGTGGGATCTACGAAGCAGTAACATTCGTCCTATCATTACCTTATG TTCTTCCGGCACAACCCTGCCAGCGAACGCCACCCTCTCGGATCTGGTGCCGGGCGAAAGTTCCATTACGGCGCTCACGATGGGTCCGTCCGGAAAGCTTTACACCGCCGCCTCGGATAAGGTGCGTTTCTGGGATTTGCGTCAGTTTGCTTGCCTTGGCCGACTGTCCGGTGGACATCAGGCCGCCGTAATGTGTCTCACCGCCTGGGAGGGTCCGAACAATACCGATCTGGTGGCAACCGGCTCGAAGGATCACTACGTCAAGGTGTTCGAGGTGAACTCGGGCGGGGGTGTGGTACAGCCCCTGCTGCATCTAGAACCGCCCCACTACGATGGTGTGCAGGCGTTGGCCGTCGCAAACGATGCGATCGGGGTCGATGCGGAGCTGTTTTCCGGGAGTCGCGATTCCGGCATCAAAAGGTGGGACCTGCGCAACGGCGAGCTCAAGCAGTCGCTCAACAACGCCCACAAGGGCTGGGTGTCCGGGATGGCTATCTACGGTGATATACTGCTGTCTAGCTGCCGCGGTGGCGTTGTGCGCCTTTGGAACATTAAAACTTGCGACAGTCTGGCCGAAATGAAGACGGAACAGTCGATCAATGATATCGTGACGAGTGAGAATCGTGTCTTTACCGCGTCCAA TTCCGGTGAGGTACGAATCTGGCGGTTTGTAACCACCGAGTTGGACTCACTTATTGCATCGACCGCCGGTGCGGGGTCCGTTGCCGCTAGTGGCGCCACTGCCAATGCAGGTGCAGCAGCTTCTAGTGCTAACagtagtagtggtggtggtggtggtggtgttggtggcggAGTTGGTTGCAAAGCGAAACGCTAA